ACTAAGGTACACATGACAGGGTCACCCATCTCTACAGCTACCACTGGTCAAAAAAACCAAAGCCGTCTTAAATCGGACGACGATCTATCAAACGTCTACTTTTACCAACGGAGAGAAAAACCCACAAACAGCTGCACGGCACACACTAAGAGATAAATATAGTCATCagaatgtaaatttaaaaagcaCTGGGATGTGATTATAAATCTAGCATTGCAATATGTTTTATGCGAACTAGAGTTAAAGCCATATTATAGACGTGGGCTGGGCAATAGAAACCAAAAATTATACCACTATAATTTTACCAGAAATAAGATTCTTGATCAAAGTCACTCAAAGTGCAAAACTTGAGTAGTTTGTGTGAGAGGGAGACagtttaggaaagaaattacTCATAAAAATAGTATTTTAGCGCAaaattagctttaaaaaaaagctaaattgaTACAAACGATCttgtagttatttttaaattcaatatattgcccagctctgaTTTGTTTCTAAAAGCAGTGTGTGGTCAGGCAGACATTATTAATGAATGTCTCGCACCCTAAAGTTTGCTGAGACACTACAAGTGCTTTAAAAACCAGTACTTTTGAGTCAATGCTCTACTCGGGTACTGTTGGGCTTGATGTTGGATTATCTTCAGCATTTTTCAGTCCACGTTTCCATCAGAAGGTCACTCACAGAAGTCCAGATGTGTAACTGATTCCTCAGTAGCCACTCTGAGCTTTTTCTGCGAGGATGGCTGCTGCCAGCTCCTGAGGGTCCGTCATGTGAGGACTCCTTGCCATCACACGACTCACCAGCTCAGGGGGAAAAATGTTACACAGGTTGATGTAGACTTTCTCCCTCACTTCGCCATAGCGACTATGAGCAGGGGATTCTGGGTGCTGCTGCAAATAGGCGGGAGCAGCATGCGGAGGCATTGCGAGATGAGAGCTGTGAGGCGAGTACGAAGGGTGAGGGGAGTGGGCTGAAGGTGGAGCTGGAGGGTTTAGGTAGTGCGTTGGTGATGGGTGGAGAGCAGGGTGAGAGGAGTGATGCTGTGTGTAGCCATCTGAGGCCCATGGTGGCGTTTGCCAGGAGGATTGGCGAGTGTCTGGGAGGCTTTGATAGGCAGACGACTCATACCTGGATGACGGCAGTAGTGGCTGCCTGAGGTATGGGTTCCAGCTGGGTAAAGCTTTAGCACGGGGATGATGGTGTGCTGTGGCGAGATGGTCATACAGGTGCGAGTCTGACACACTCTCTGCCCGTGTGGGGGCAAGACATCTGCCAAGTGGAGAACCAGGGGGATGAGGGCTGACCTGAGGCAGTGAGTGGTAGTCTCCTGGGCAGCTGGAACGGGCAGTCAGGGGCTGGTGTTGGAGATGAGGCGGCAGAGGGTAGAGGGGGCGTTTAGGTGGAGTATCAGGGGGAAGTTGATCATGAGCACAGCTCTGGCCACGTGTTGCACTGAGATGATAGGCATGCATGCTGGGATTGGATGCGTGACCATGTTGGATGTTTGTATATTCAGCTGGATGAAGACCACAAAGTTCATGGTTTGACGGTCCGTGATGTGAATACAATCGTCCGTGGGGATTTGGAAAGTGGGCGCTGTCTTCCATTAAGCTCTCTGGAGGGCATCCTGGACAAGAGCGCTCGCTGTATGAGTCACAGCTACTGCCACAGCTCGCACTGCTTTCACTGCCACATTCAGAGCCTGCAGAGCCCATGGAGCCCAATGAGCAGAGTCGTAGATCTGCATCATTGGAGAATCGACAGTCTGGGCTCCGCCTGGACGAAAGGCTCAGGCCCGAGTACGCGCGGGTTACCGAGTAATAGCTTAAGTCAGCGGACTCACAGTGAGGATACAGGTCATGGCTGGGGAGGTTCCCATGTGGAGTCCCTGCTCTCGACTGTTGGTCCTGTGGTAGGCTGACACATGATGGTGGCCCTCCTGGCCCAGAGAGCATTGTTATATTGTTGACGCCTGAAGGGCTACCTCCACTATACATGCTGTTCTTCTGGGCCTCTGCTCTTCCTTTGGCCATCAGCTTCTCCTCGGCATCACTGTAGGACAGAGCTCGAATGCTGGGATCCGACTGCCTTTTCGGGGCCCCTTTCTTCGTCTCGATACTGCCGGCTGGAACACTGTGACTCTTCACAAGGCCAGGGTCACCCTGGATCTTTGAGACGACACAGGTCTTGGCACTTGCACGCAGCTCATCAGCCACAGCACGCTGGGGCTGAGTCCCTCTTTCTGGGTGGTAGTATTTACACTTGTGTCCATAAGTACACTTTTTTCCTGTTGGCAAGATGGAAATTATTATTCAATGTTAATGCTTTGTGCACCTAAAATTTAGTTTGGTTTTAATCCAAGAACAGAACATTGTAATTCAACTGACTGACTTCCTgaatcttttggttttagccttAACTGTCTTGAATCTTCATGTCTATAGAGACTGTATCCTTTCAGTTTTTTAACCTATGAGCTTGAACACTGCCTTATTGATCATTATTAGTCAGCATTTCACGAGAATCATGGTACTATAGGTCTCACCATATGGACAAGGCTGTTTTTTCTGCTCGGGAATGACTGGTCTCTTTCTCAGAAAGTTATCCAAGCTGGGCCCATGACGACCCAGAGGATCATCAGGTGGCATGAACCTAAAACAACACAAGAAAGTTTCAGAACGGATGGAAACTTAGATGTGGTGCAATTCTTCCTGATGAAATTTGTACTTGTCGTTGACGAAGGAGTACATAAGGAGCCTCTCATCTATGAACTTCTTCCACTCTGGCTTCTCATTTGCAAGGTCTCTGTAGTTATCATTAGACACAATGATGCCGTCTGACTCATAGGCCAGCTTGACAATGAAGCGGTCGTCATAGCAAACCACACGCCGACCTTGAACGCGACGCGAGGGAGTAAAGACCAGGATTTTTTCCTTCTCCAGACGACGCAAGATCTCTTGATCTGAGGAGAATATGACGGAGAagtgtaaaagaaaaacaatgaattatGGGTCTTTGTCTGTGGATGAGACTTTTCTACTGACCTGTTATTGGGGCGTCAGGGCGGGACTGCTCTTTTCTCCAGGCAGGCACAAAAACTGTGATGTCATGATGGCCCCGCTCTAGGAACCAATCCACAGCTAGCTGAATGCCTTGACAGGAAAACACCTCTTTGTTGCCATGACTAGAAACCAGAAGATTAAATATGGCTTGTAAGAAAGCAGCGATTATTAAAGCGTTTTGAAGCTGTTAATTAATTTCCTCACCTCATGGCGACATTACTGCCATCAACCACGATAGGCCGTAGGTTGTCCTGGTCGCCAACAGAGTCTGGGGGACAGGGTGAGTCGGAGCGCTGGCTATCCAGCAAATCTGAGCATCCACAAGATGATGAAGTGGATGACGTAGAAGAAGCAGAGACTAAAGACCCAGTTGGTTGCTCACTGTCTGACTTAGTGCCAAGTTTGACCAGCTCTCCCAATATGTCATTAATGAGGGTGTCTGGGCCAAGCTTGGACAAGACTTGTCGGACTGTCTCCTCGGAGTAGCCCAGCTTCAGGGCAAACTCTAACTTTGCCTGAAACTCTTTCCCTCTACCATCAGAAGCTGGCTCTGTTGAGGAAGGACTGGATGAAGGTTGGTCATGTCCAGAGCTCGTTAAAGGTTGGTCAGGATTGTCAGGTTCAATCTCTGTTGAGTGTTCTGATAGGAGGTTCGGGGGGCCCTCAGTGCCTAAATCCACACATTGCGTTCGACAGAGCGGCTGATGACTGTTCTTGCTGTGAGTCGAACCTCCTTCAACTCCATCTAAACCTGGGCCAGATGTGAGGGCGGCCCTGGAGTCCTGTACCAACTCACAGTTGGCATCAGGTACCACATTTTTCTCCGGCTCACTCAGTGGAGGGGACTTGGTGGCACAactctcctcctgctcctccatAGCAGGGGGCCGATCAGCCCCTGCTACGTGGAGATACTCCAGATCCAGTCCCAGGTCCAGGATATGGCCTGCTCCTGCCTCCACATGGTCCTTCTGGCCCATGGATATGTCACAGACATCCAGCACAGTGAACTGACAACCTCCTTCTCAGAAAGCTTGTTTCACTGATGCCTGTAGAGAGATATtagcataaaaatataatttttaaaaggAAAGGTTATAAATCATTATCTGTAGGAGCAAAAACACACTGCATTTATGACAGTGAaagtaaattaatatttttgaagttTTGATTGCAACATATGGTTGTTTTCTATgggatgttttattaaaaaataacttgacccaaaaaacaaaaaaaaaaaattctgctgaaaacaaatgcatttggttctatgaagtagtgttgttcatttattctatattaaaatttgacatgttttgttgtaaaaatgtaagaggaACTATGAGTTCAAACCCGGCTATTATGGAAGAAAAGATGCACTAAGCACTATAACCACAAGAAACAATAACTGCTGTAGAGAATAACTGGGCTTGTCTTAACTGCTCaaagagccccgcccataatcaaggcattttttgaatttccagcctCGACGCACATCAGACAAAACCTGAGATTAGTTACTTTTTAGGGCTTTTAAAATATGTCTAATGCACCTTTCATGCCcctagattttttaaaatcttatttGGTTAAATGCACCTCTGACTATTCAGtttaataacaacaaaatatgacCTATCTCCATCCTGCCGAGTCAAACTAATTCTAGggcgcagacagacagacacaaagaGCTAATGGGGCCTCTCACCCTAATTATTATCTCCCGCActtttccacttttttgcaTTTATAGGGCTACGCCACGGCACATTAATCTATGGGGGTGCAGAGGGTAAACAGCAAGGAATAAAGAAGCCGTTAGTGCTGACAGAGCTTGTCCCGCCTTCGCCTCCACCTGATGATTACCACCCATATGCTTCTCCCCGGGTGGTGGAGTCACTCATTAAATCAGTGAGGGGTTCGGAGGCTACCAAGCCAATCAGCAGCATGACATTTAAATGCAATGAATAAACTTAATAGAAAAAAGCCTTGCAAAACGGTAATTTCGAAGTAGActaaatttttttattcaaaaggaATCTGtagaaaattatatataatattaatacaaaaatgaatccATTAATTTATGGATGCCGTTGAAATTGACATTTAAATATTCTAATCCAGAAACCAAGCCAACGAGGTCTCTGCAAAAACCCATGACAGACAAGGAAGTGACTTAAAGCCAGTAAGAGGAAAGGGAGGGGCGAGGTGGGGTGAGTGTGCATCTTATGAAAAGGCTGCCTAGCAACGGCACTGAGCCACTGTTGCTAGGTTACAGCTGTTCATAGCATTCACCCGTCCAAATGCCAAGACTGGGGCGATCTGCCAGGGACCCGCCCGACCCAGACGTAAAGGTCTGCTGAGCGGGGGAGGGGCGGGCTTTGTGTGTGCCTCCCATTGCCTCCCTGTCTCTGAACACTAGCATTAGAACTCCCTCTACCTCACAGACTGAGTCACCTGCTGAACAGATAGACTGTGAGGCTGCAGGAGTATCACAATAACCCCTGAGAGCCAAGACACGCAAAAGAGTAACAACACGTCTATGCATCGGTCtataggactccacatcccataatgcaatgcgtgaaacttttccaacagTGTCAATGAACTGagttttacagtggagatcagaaCTAAAGTATTTCACTACTTATAGTGCAAAGTGACATTTCCATTGAGTGTATTTATCaatcattgataaacaatgacAGTCCTGACCTCAAATAGTAATAACAGTAAGTTATAAATTCCAGAAACAAGATATCTAACTTTaattagatttaatttattcCTAGTACCAACATGAACACAACTTCTGGTGTGATATAATTAGCAGTATTCTACTCATCAATTGTTGGCCATAAAGGGACACTGTAAACCTGTgtttgcattagcattatcacTGTGCAGAGGTCACAAAGTTTTGTCATTAAAACTCTTTCAATTTAAAGGTAAATCGTGACAGTTCGGCTGGTCTGAAGCCTACAGACAAAGCTAAGGCATCCGTTTTTCCgtttcaaatttattttgatACTGTTTCAGTGTTTACCCATTCCATCATCAGTTTACACACTTTCGTTTGGTTTCCATATTTAGATTACTTTATATTTACTTACTTCAGATGACTTATGGATGCCATGAGTGTTGCCCTGTAATCGTGTGAGATTACGTGTCTGTTTGCTACGCTCAGCAGAAAAGCCATGGAAACGTGAGATATGgtcacaaaatatatattatgtgAGGATTTAGTCAGTGTCAAGTTATTTCCAACTCCTTTTTCAGCAAAATACCACCAACCAGGGAATCACCCTTAATTCCCGCACAAGAAAGAACACACACTTTTATGCATC
This is a stretch of genomic DNA from Gouania willdenowi chromosome 2, fGouWil2.1, whole genome shotgun sequence. It encodes these proteins:
- the LOC114476045 gene encoding probable ribonuclease ZC3H12C codes for the protein MGQKDHVEAGAGHILDLGLDLEYLHVAGADRPPAMEEQEESCATKSPPLSEPEKNVVPDANCELVQDSRAALTSGPGLDGVEGGSTHSKNSHQPLCRTQCVDLGTEGPPNLLSEHSTEIEPDNPDQPLTSSGHDQPSSSPSSTEPASDGRGKEFQAKLEFALKLGYSEETVRQVLSKLGPDTLINDILGELVKLGTKSDSEQPTGSLVSASSTSSTSSSCGCSDLLDSQRSDSPCPPDSVGDQDNLRPIVVDGSNVAMSHGNKEVFSCQGIQLAVDWFLERGHHDITVFVPAWRKEQSRPDAPITDQEILRRLEKEKILVFTPSRRVQGRRVVCYDDRFIVKLAYESDGIIVSNDNYRDLANEKPEWKKFIDERLLMYSFVNDKFMPPDDPLGRHGPSLDNFLRKRPVIPEQKKQPCPYGKKCTYGHKCKYYHPERGTQPQRAVADELRASAKTCVVSKIQGDPGLVKSHSVPAGSIETKKGAPKRQSDPSIRALSYSDAEEKLMAKGRAEAQKNSMYSGGSPSGVNNITMLSGPGGPPSCVSLPQDQQSRAGTPHGNLPSHDLYPHCESADLSYYSVTRAYSGLSLSSRRSPDCRFSNDADLRLCSLGSMGSAGSECGSESSASCGSSCDSYSERSCPGCPPESLMEDSAHFPNPHGRLYSHHGPSNHELCGLHPAEYTNIQHGHASNPSMHAYHLSATRGQSCAHDQLPPDTPPKRPLYPLPPHLQHQPLTARSSCPGDYHSLPQVSPHPPGSPLGRCLAPTRAESVSDSHLYDHLATAHHHPRAKALPSWNPYLRQPLLPSSRYESSAYQSLPDTRQSSWQTPPWASDGYTQHHSSHPALHPSPTHYLNPPAPPSAHSPHPSYSPHSSHLAMPPHAAPAYLQQHPESPAHSRYGEVREKVYINLCNIFPPELVSRVMARSPHMTDPQELAAAILAEKAQSGY